In a genomic window of Trichoderma atroviride chromosome 4, complete sequence:
- a CDS encoding uncharacterized protein (EggNog:ENOG41) yields the protein MRFDDWDILLFPRDCKVPVKEFKVACHAIHDPEFSNPHGPFGLPTVCGFIPSLAAGTPFQISIHSWSAPSVSQFTRCYSKYGECANFEARVFVDGQLVAYADDFALSAALAC from the exons ATGCGGTTCGACGATTGGGATATTCTGCTCTTCCCCAGAGACTGCAAAGTGCCAGTCAAAGAGTTCAAAGTGGCCTGTCATGCAATCCACGACCCAG AATTCTCCAATCCGCATGGCCCATTTGGCCTGCCCACAGTCTGCGGGTTTATTCCGAGTTTAGCTGCCGGAACTCCTTTCCAAATCTCGATCCATTCCTGGTCTGCTCCGTCTGTCAGCCAGTTCACCAGATGCTACAGCAAATATGGTGAATGTGCCAATTTTGAGGCTCGGGTGTTTGTCGACGGGCAACTGGTTGCGTATGCAGATGATTTCGCGCTGTCGGCAGCCCTAGCTTGCTGA
- a CDS encoding uncharacterized protein (EggNog:ENOG41): protein MGLGMPDMYRLREQENFPDIRQIGRKSSNVNAQGHMVGKTSYSGQRFGLQELGDEEESDSLGYLRIPSEALDFNTSYSQDMQGLFLPRIPQENSLSIDFQNTLAHSLLNQPMPAHMLANNLHTTSVPELRVPREDYIPQTAGPSPSTTSSVSASLRDQFEVGKTAQHPYTARKAMLRTESFDSRVRTSTRPDAKQHISSVLSTQESEPVEEFAMENAATHTGDKGAKRRRDSTLTPTSAAKSDDNHNRSSPRARLTALLAHSPTADCQ from the exons ATGGGCCTCGGAATGCCTGACATGTATCGACTTAGAGAACAAGAAAATTTCCCGGATATACGCCAAATTGGAAGAAAGTCATCCAACGTTAATGCCCAAGGCCACATGGTGGGTAAAACCTCTTACTCGGGTCAAAGATTCGGCTTGCaggagcttggagacgaagaagaaagcgacAGTCTTGGTTACTTGAGAATTCCCAGTGAAGCGCTGGATTTCAATACATCTTATAGCCAAGACATGCAAG GGCTATTTCTGCCTCGGATTCCGCAAGAAAATTCGCTATCGATCGATTTCCAAAACACTCTGGCCCATTCGCTGCTTAATCAACCAATGCCTGCTCACATGCTAGCAAACAATCTTCATACCACCTCTGTTCCGGAATTAAGAGTACCCCGAGAAGATTATATCCCTCAAACGGCAGGCCCATCTCCCTCAACCACATCCTCAGTATCAGCTTCCCTGAGAGATCAATTTGAAGTGGGCAAGACTGCACAGCATCCATATACAGCACGCAAAGCGATGTTGCGAACAGAATCGTTTGACTCCAGGGTGCGTACGTCAACTCGTCCAGACGCCAAGCAGCATATATCTTCTGTTCTATCGACTCAAGAAAGTGAACCGGTAGAAGAGTTTGCTATGGAGAATGCGGCAACACACACGGGCGATAAGGGAGCTAAAAGGCGCCGCGATTCGACTTTGACACCCACAAGTGCTGCAAAGAGCGACGATAATCACAATAGATCGAGCCCAAGAGCTCGCCTCACTGCTTTGCTAGCACACAGCCCAACTGCCGACTGCCAGTAA
- a CDS encoding uncharacterized protein (TransMembrane:1 (o116-138i)), which yields MLPQRLVRASALRNTLAASRRLPTIQRRGFLPSQFSDKKVIDEKYPDPVRPSEAEDPGMNGGYINPPKIKRQFRDPYATWWDPQERRNFGEPVHEDNDTLAIFSPWEYTWTTSGPGLIMVGTFIAVFLSVSGVVYLNYPDRVAYPREFENGLERELGGPGAVRARMTGDAEP from the exons ATGCTCCCGCAACGACTTGTGCGAGCTTCGGCTCTGCGCAACACCCTAGCTGCCAGCCGAAGACTTCCTACGATCCAGCGACGAGGCTTTTTGCCGTCTCAGTTCTCCGACAAGAAAGTGATTGACGAAAAGTACCCCGATCCCGTGCGACCGAGCGAGGCCGAGGACCCTGGCATG AACGGAGGCTACATCAACCCGCCCAAGATCAAGCGACAGTTCCGCGACCCCTATGCCACCTGGTGGGACCCTCAGGAGCGACGAAACTTTGGTGAGCCGGTTCACGAGGATAACGATAcgctggccatcttctctccatgGGAGTATACGTGGACGACTTCAGGCCCCGGTCTGATCATGGTTGGAACATTCATCGCCGTTTTCCTTTCAGTTTCAGGAGTTGTGTATCTCAACTACCCTGACCGGGTTGCTTACCCCAGGGAGTTTGAGAATGGCTTGGAGCGAGAGTTGGGCGGCCCGGGAGCCGTAAGA GCACGAATGACTGGCGATGCGGAGCCGTAA